CGGCGATCCGCCGCGCCTCGGCCGAGACGATGCCCAGCTGGAGCCAGACCGCCGGCGCGCCGATCGCCGCCGCGTCCCGGACCACCTGCACGGCGTCCTGCGCCGGCCGGAACACGTCCACCAGGTCCACCGGGTGCGGGATGTCGGCCAGCGACGGGTACGCCTTCTCGCCGAAGAGCTCGTCCACCGTCGGGTTGACCGGGATGATCCGCCAGCCGTACCGCTGCATCTGCAACGGCACGCTGTGCGCGGCCTTACGGGGATCGCGGGACGCGCCCACGACGGCGATCACGGCCGACTCGGCGAGGATCTGCTGAGCGCTACGCATCCGCCGACTCTAGCCCGGTGACCCGGGGCCCGGCCCTCGGACGACCGCCCGCGCGCCCGACTACAGCAGCGACAGCTGCTCGGC
This genomic interval from Micromonospora coxensis contains the following:
- a CDS encoding CoA-binding protein, with product MRSAQQILAESAVIAVVGASRDPRKAAHSVPLQMQRYGWRIIPVNPTVDELFGEKAYPSLADIPHPVDLVDVFRPAQDAVQVVRDAAAIGAPAVWLQLGIVSAEARRIAEEAGMDYVEDRCLIVERAAAGLTRLG